A window of Halomonas sp. H10-9-1 contains these coding sequences:
- a CDS encoding DUF262 domain-containing protein has protein sequence MKNHNETIRRLVSYLNNPEHQGGFWLPNIQRPFVWNEEQIERLFDSLMRDYPISTMLVWRTDSSIKCRRFIDHYQPGIPLSQYQVPENRASKMLVLDGQQRLQSLYIGLCGSYDGKELYFNVASGEPASPDEIRYQFRFLKPNKAIYPWVRFKDVVAYQGMPNHLGEELADRSPTAIDKTTTHRIIENVWRVHNVFCNQERIAFQLLDSVDNPKAYTDNDIVEIFIRANSGGTQLSKSDLLFSLLTSDWEEADVQMEGLLEELNDGGYKFDRDLVLKTCLVLLGKGANYDVGKFRDETTRARIVDNWGRISAAIGDVRDFLRNHTYVRSHHALTSYNGLLPLIYFRYYYPEKWSGAQGLATFVLRVMVTQAFSGRPDNLINKLTRQIDTDRDFKVPRLFEVIRQDGRSLELTDETLLAIGYGSRQMHLLFNLWYRQFDYQPAFAGNAPQVDHIFPQSALKKIKQYNPETGRHSLMRYPAPARDQLANCMLLTAAENGPGGKGGRLPSEWFAEKGQAYLDMHLIPSDPRLWELERYEEFIKARQTLLLERLMPILHELPEWEEAPDSPTSAEVVLEPEPEPEPEPEPEPEPEAEAEAEAVAGPGDFSPAAMPKTPSAVNDAPVQPRTANAEGALADFLQRIAPPTKYIAGFRTPEGRELALEREASTITLWSEVVSGAEESGFRLHRRYDATKTRNSNLKSKNFPRLKMGNPVLMWKLTDTDELLDFINWYQQA, from the coding sequence ATGAAGAATCATAACGAGACGATTCGCAGGCTGGTGTCTTACCTCAACAATCCTGAGCATCAGGGTGGGTTCTGGCTGCCCAACATCCAGCGCCCCTTTGTGTGGAATGAGGAGCAGATCGAGCGGCTGTTCGACTCTCTGATGCGCGATTACCCCATCAGCACCATGCTGGTGTGGCGCACCGACTCATCGATCAAGTGTCGGCGCTTTATCGATCACTACCAACCTGGGATTCCTCTCAGCCAATATCAGGTGCCGGAGAATCGGGCATCCAAGATGCTGGTGCTGGATGGTCAACAGCGCCTGCAGAGCCTCTATATCGGCCTGTGTGGAAGCTACGACGGGAAGGAGCTGTATTTCAACGTGGCCAGCGGCGAACCTGCATCTCCGGATGAAATTCGCTACCAGTTCCGTTTCCTGAAGCCCAACAAGGCGATCTATCCGTGGGTCAGGTTCAAGGACGTTGTCGCCTATCAGGGAATGCCCAATCACCTTGGCGAGGAGTTGGCCGACCGTTCGCCGACCGCCATCGACAAGACCACCACCCATCGCATCATCGAGAACGTGTGGCGCGTGCACAATGTCTTCTGCAATCAGGAGCGCATCGCCTTTCAGCTTCTCGATAGCGTGGACAATCCCAAGGCCTATACCGACAACGATATCGTCGAGATCTTTATCCGTGCCAACTCGGGGGGCACCCAGCTCAGCAAGTCGGACCTGCTCTTCTCGCTGCTGACTAGCGACTGGGAAGAGGCCGACGTGCAGATGGAAGGCCTGCTGGAGGAGCTCAACGACGGGGGCTACAAGTTCGATCGCGACCTGGTGCTGAAGACCTGTCTGGTGCTGCTCGGCAAGGGGGCGAACTATGATGTTGGCAAGTTCCGCGATGAGACAACCCGCGCGCGCATCGTCGACAACTGGGGACGCATCTCGGCGGCCATCGGTGATGTGCGCGACTTCCTGAGAAATCACACCTATGTCCGCAGCCACCATGCGCTGACATCCTACAACGGCCTGTTGCCACTGATCTATTTCCGCTATTACTACCCGGAAAAGTGGTCCGGCGCCCAGGGGCTGGCCACCTTTGTGCTGCGAGTCATGGTCACGCAGGCCTTCAGTGGTCGCCCCGATAACCTCATCAACAAGTTGACGAGGCAGATCGACACCGACAGGGACTTCAAGGTGCCGCGGCTGTTCGAGGTGATCCGGCAAGACGGTCGCAGCCTGGAGCTGACCGACGAGACCCTGCTGGCGATCGGCTATGGATCTCGCCAGATGCATCTTCTCTTCAACCTGTGGTATCGGCAGTTCGACTATCAGCCGGCGTTCGCCGGCAATGCGCCGCAAGTGGATCATATCTTCCCCCAGAGCGCCCTGAAGAAGATCAAGCAGTACAACCCCGAGACCGGTCGCCACTCTCTGATGCGCTACCCGGCGCCAGCACGTGACCAGCTTGCGAACTGCATGTTGTTGACCGCTGCCGAGAACGGTCCCGGTGGCAAGGGGGGGCGGCTCCCCTCCGAGTGGTTCGCGGAAAAGGGGCAGGCCTATCTGGACATGCACCTGATCCCGAGCGACCCCAGGCTGTGGGAGCTCGAGCGCTATGAAGAGTTCATCAAGGCGCGACAGACGCTGCTGCTGGAGCGGCTCATGCCGATTCTTCACGAGCTCCCCGAATGGGAAGAGGCGCCTGACTCGCCGACATCTGCTGAGGTCGTGTTGGAGCCTGAGCCAGAACCAGAACCAGAACCAGAACCAGAACCAGAACCAGAGGCAGAGGCAGAGGCAGAGGCTGTTGCTGGTCCTGGTGACTTTTCACCAGCGGCAATGCCCAAGACACCTTCAGCGGTGAACGACGCCCCGGTGCAGCCCAGGACCGCCAACGCCGAAGGAGCACTGGCCGACTTCCTGCAGCGTATCGCGCCGCCCACCAAGTATATCGCCGGGTTTAGAACCCCTGAGGGGCGCGAGCTGGCGCTAGAGAGGGAAGCCTCAACGATCACGCTGTGGAGTGAGGTAGTCTCCGGCGCCGAGGAGAGCGGCTTCCGACTCCATCGTCGTTATGACGCCACGAAGACGCGTAACTCCAACCTCAAGTCGAAGAACTTCCCTCGCTTGAAAATGGGCAACCCGGTGCTGATGTGGAAGCTGACTGATACGGATGAGCTTCTGGACTTCATCAATTGGTACCAGCAGGCTTGA